One stretch of Argiope bruennichi chromosome 3, qqArgBrue1.1, whole genome shotgun sequence DNA includes these proteins:
- the LOC129962772 gene encoding galectin-4-like, which produces MAWVEKSSFLISKLEEGEIPPSVPQFAPTRVTSRSYVITFCDITPARPSLPPVYNPNIPYAYPIYGGLYPGLTIYITGRPSLNPHKFTINLQKGAAQYPPPDVAFHFDPRFFNRSVVRNTRSSGVWASEETYISHFPFQPGVSFDLVIRVEADRYSVSLNGQHFTDFRHRLRPLEIFDTLYIENDVSISAIRFS; this is translated from the exons ATGGCGTGGGTGGAAAAGAGttcgtttcttatcagtaaacttgaAGAGGGTGAAATTCCTCCCTCGGTCCCCCAATTCGCACCCACTCGTGTAACCTCTCGGAGCTACGTCATTACTTTCTGTGAC ATTACACCGGCACGACCGAGTTTGCCACCTGTGTACAATCCA aatataccATATGCATATCCTATTTATGGTGGTTTATATCCCGGATTGACGATTTACATTACTGGTCGACCTTCTCTAAATCCTCACAA GTTCACCATCAACTTGCAGAAGGGAGCAGCTCAATATCCACCCCCTGACGTGGCTTTCCACTTCGATCCTCGGTTCTTCAACAGATCCGTCGTGAGGAATACTCGATCCAGCGGCGTCTGGGCCTCAGAAGAGACCTACATCAGTCACTTCCCATTCCAACCGGGTGTTAGTTTCGATCTGGTCATCCGTGTAGAGGCAGACAGATACTCAGTGTCCCTCAATGGTCAGCATTTCACAGATTTCCGACATCGTCTCAGACCATTGGAAATATTTGATACCCTCTACATAGAGAATGATGTCAGCATTTCTGCAATTCGATTCTCGTAA
- the LOC129963682 gene encoding E3 ubiquitin-protein ligase FANCL-like isoform X1 has translation MEQFDQIMPLDYSGNEVSGYIKAMNEEFYIHLIIQENVYPKKVSLKGCEKLYEVLKPILDGLEQNLHHIDTITEMQYEIQNALEQQIRARGPNQSIDGHAEYKYFFEQLQECGWDKVHFISPDFHELQLKAVDDSDREHILKIWIPDKFPNEEPKYESDLPQEFQYRWLPGDTLLNMFIVFQETLNMYAEFWNIMDELDKNTWILEPEVTSRKDCKRRIALASGVSLLLVINPLMPTSIPTCHYLGPERIVEPMRSKFNKNIHLWSEFDSVLANLQQILELEFPSPTTSVKEEFCMECGICYSYLLGEAIPEMTCDNPNCNQPFHHACIYEYLRMLPDVRSSFNKLFGQCPYCSQPLWCTII, from the exons ATGGAACAGTTCGATCAAATAATGCCCTTGGATTATTCCGGAAATGAAGTTAGTGGTTACATTAAAGCGATG AATGAAGAATTTTACATCCATTTAATTATTCAGGAAAATGTTTATCCAAAAAAAGTATCTTTGAAAGGATGTGAGAAATTGTACGAAGTATTAAAGCCTATACTTGATGGTCTTGAACAg AACTTGCATCATATAGACACCATTACGGAGATGCAGTATGAGATTCAAAATGCTTTG gaACAACAAATACGTGCAAGAGGCCCAAATCAGTCCATTGATGGGCATgcagaatacaaatatttttttgaacagTTACAGGAATGTGGATGGGATAa AGTTCATTTTATAAGTCCAGATTTTCATGAACTACAACTTAAGGCAGTTGATGATTCCGATagagaacatattttaaaaatatggataccAGATAAG TTTCCAAATGAAGAACCTAAATATGAAAGTGATCTACCACAAGAATTTCAGTATAGATGGCTACCG GGCGACACTTTGCTCAATATGTTCATAGTATTTCAAGAAACTTTAAATATGTATGCTGAATTCTGGAATATTATGgatgaattagataaaaatactTGGATTTTAGAGCCAGAAGTCACCTCAAGAAAAGATTGTAAACGGAGAATAGCTTTGG CTTCTGGGGTTTCTTTGCTTCTGGTGATTAATCCTCTGATGCCAACTTCTATTCCAACTTGCCATTACCTCGGACCTGAAAGAA tTGTTGAACCAATGAGGTCAAAATTCAACAAGAATATTCACTTGTG GAGTGAATTTGATTCAGTATTAGCAAACCTTCAGCAAATTTTGGAGCTAGAGTTTCCATCACCAACAACTTCTGTTAAAGAA GAGTTTTGTATGGAATGTGGAATCTGTTATTCATATTTGTTAGGTGAAGCAATCCCAGAAATGACATGTGACAATCCAAATTGTAATCAGCCATTTCATCATGCATGTATATATGAA tatttaagAATGCTGCCAGATGTGCGAAGTAGTTTTAATAAGCTGTTTGGTCAGTGTCCATATTGCAGTCAG CCTTTATGGTgtacaataatttga
- the LOC129963682 gene encoding E3 ubiquitin-protein ligase FANCL-like isoform X2, which translates to MEQFDQIMPLDYSGNEVSGYIKAMNEEFYIHLIIQENVYPKKVSLKGCEKLYEVLKPILDGLEQEQQIRARGPNQSIDGHAEYKYFFEQLQECGWDKVHFISPDFHELQLKAVDDSDREHILKIWIPDKFPNEEPKYESDLPQEFQYRWLPGDTLLNMFIVFQETLNMYAEFWNIMDELDKNTWILEPEVTSRKDCKRRIALASGVSLLLVINPLMPTSIPTCHYLGPERIVEPMRSKFNKNIHLWSEFDSVLANLQQILELEFPSPTTSVKEEFCMECGICYSYLLGEAIPEMTCDNPNCNQPFHHACIYEYLRMLPDVRSSFNKLFGQCPYCSQPLWCTII; encoded by the exons ATGGAACAGTTCGATCAAATAATGCCCTTGGATTATTCCGGAAATGAAGTTAGTGGTTACATTAAAGCGATG AATGAAGAATTTTACATCCATTTAATTATTCAGGAAAATGTTTATCCAAAAAAAGTATCTTTGAAAGGATGTGAGAAATTGTACGAAGTATTAAAGCCTATACTTGATGGTCTTGAACAg gaACAACAAATACGTGCAAGAGGCCCAAATCAGTCCATTGATGGGCATgcagaatacaaatatttttttgaacagTTACAGGAATGTGGATGGGATAa AGTTCATTTTATAAGTCCAGATTTTCATGAACTACAACTTAAGGCAGTTGATGATTCCGATagagaacatattttaaaaatatggataccAGATAAG TTTCCAAATGAAGAACCTAAATATGAAAGTGATCTACCACAAGAATTTCAGTATAGATGGCTACCG GGCGACACTTTGCTCAATATGTTCATAGTATTTCAAGAAACTTTAAATATGTATGCTGAATTCTGGAATATTATGgatgaattagataaaaatactTGGATTTTAGAGCCAGAAGTCACCTCAAGAAAAGATTGTAAACGGAGAATAGCTTTGG CTTCTGGGGTTTCTTTGCTTCTGGTGATTAATCCTCTGATGCCAACTTCTATTCCAACTTGCCATTACCTCGGACCTGAAAGAA tTGTTGAACCAATGAGGTCAAAATTCAACAAGAATATTCACTTGTG GAGTGAATTTGATTCAGTATTAGCAAACCTTCAGCAAATTTTGGAGCTAGAGTTTCCATCACCAACAACTTCTGTTAAAGAA GAGTTTTGTATGGAATGTGGAATCTGTTATTCATATTTGTTAGGTGAAGCAATCCCAGAAATGACATGTGACAATCCAAATTGTAATCAGCCATTTCATCATGCATGTATATATGAA tatttaagAATGCTGCCAGATGTGCGAAGTAGTTTTAATAAGCTGTTTGGTCAGTGTCCATATTGCAGTCAG CCTTTATGGTgtacaataatttga
- the LOC129963473 gene encoding putative OPA3-like protein CG13603, producing the protein MVAFPLVKLGALALRQISKPLANRLKTKAKNSHFFRTYICMPPAQLYHWVEVNVKMRMLNLGKPTEVPKLNETMAIELGADLLGEATIFMVAVLTLSAEYVRTSRNEKAKLAATEERFRNIHDDIDELKFIVEKQNAELLHLTRMYNAMEEKVETMEAKKKK; encoded by the exons atggtTGCATTTCCATTAGTAAAATTAGGAGCATTGGCTCTCCGCCAGATTAGTAAACCATTGGCGAACAGATTAAAAACCAAAGCAAAAAACAGTCATTTTTTTAGGACCTATATATGTATGCCTCCAGCTCAGT tatatcACTGGGTTGAAGTAAATGTGAAGATGAGAATGCTGAATTTAGGAAAACCTACTGAAGTTCCAAAATTGAATGAAACAATGGCAATTGAATTAGGGGCTGATTTACTTGGGGAAGCAACTATCTTTATGGTTGCTGTATTGACATTATCAGCAGAATATGTAAGAACTTCACGTAATGAAAAAGCTAAGCTAGCTGCTACAGAGGAGCGATTTCGAAATATTCATGATGAtatagatgaattaaaatttattgtagaaaAGCAAAATGCAGAGCTTTTGCATTTAACTAGAATGTACAATGCAATGGAGGAAAAAGTGGAAACAATGGaagctaaaaagaaaaagtaa